The Lineus longissimus chromosome 6, tnLinLong1.2, whole genome shotgun sequence sequence CAACACATTCACTAGTCAACATTGAAGTAATTCCTTAAACTCATCACATTCTTGCTGATGGCTGTTTGCCCCTTTCTGACTGGCAGTTGGTTAACCAAATCCTGCAGAAACTCCCAAACAATGTGACAGCTTGCTGGATATGCGATGTCCAGAACAAAGAAAAGCTTGAAGCAGCAGTCAACTGCTTTCAACAGAGATGGCTGCTCCACTGCATTGCGCTCAACTACTACGAATGATTGAGACGGATTATGGCGATCCCCCAGAGCTAGTATGAACGGTTGGACAGATCCCTCTACAGTGTCGAGGAAGGCTGGTATGTTTGTTGTTGCCTGCAAGTCCAATTAAAGATATAAACAATCAGAAATAATCCTGTGAATTGATCAGAACTTAgataaatgaaatgatgattaGTAGTAAATAGGACTCCTGAGTGAATTACACACAATGCCAGGTTCATTTACTTCCGAGTCCAGTTTTCTTTGTAGCCCtacagcatacatgtagcaggcACAAGGCATGTATGCCTCCAGATATTTACCTGTTTGAACCTGATAAAAGCATTGGCTGCTTCCAAGTTGGATGGTCTGTGTACAACATTGGAGGACTTGATGGGCTTTGGTGGCAGTATGTGTGGCAACAGTTGGAGGGCCACCACACTTTCTTCATCTACAAATAAAAGATGAGATAAGTAATAAAATAAGTTGTCCTTCATAATGGACCAGGAGTGGTCTTGTGTCAGGCATTGGACTTGTAATCCCAATGTCTTGGGTTCAATTCCTGTGACTGCCAGCATTCGGCAGCAAGTGTCAAGATAGggtaaatactgtggagacgctattaagccggtttACGAGTGCCTGTTGAAAAAGCCTACATTacgtgtaataggcctaccgatcaaaaccggcttaatagagtcGACACAGTATATAACCTGTTGGACTCCCTCCTATGGCCAGTAAATACTGCAGTAATGCAGAACAACGCTCACTTCATTAGAATGAATGCCAACAATCTGttggtactacatgtatgaatatgatTGATAGCATTTACtttgaaaaacattaaaaaattacCTTCATTCAGGACGTCTTTGACACCTAACTTCTCACGCCAATTGCCCCTCTTACCAGCTGAAGCATATTCAATGATGTGTTTACCAAAAAAGCCATCCCAAAGTTTGGTTAATTTGTCACCATTTTTAAATAGACAATCATAATCctgttcaatctgaaaaagatgaaataaatcaacaaCTGACACGAAAATGAGTTTTGAATGAGTTTTAAAAGTCTCATGAATACCACGCAGTATTACATTACTGCAAACTGGTATACATTTATAAGGAATCACAATTGACAACATTTCTAAGACAAAAGAATAGAAttacacatctaaaaaatacatacatgtatctaatgTGATGAATAATCAATCTTCTTTCTCTGCAATCCGTACACTGTGACTGTAGACCATGCTGACCCCAAACTGTGTCAAATCAACAGTGTGGATACTTTGAGAAAATCGTTAACAGCATTGTAGCTGGCCTTGAAGTACTCAATCCAATAAGGTACTTACCATACCAGGATCCAACAACCTGGGATTAGATTCTAGAATGGATTTTATCGTCAACTCTAGGTTGGTCGACAGCTCTCGGTACCGGCTGATCGCGGTCTTCTTCATACATTCTCTCACTCGTTCCTTGGGAGCAATGTTGTGCCGTAGCCATGCAGTCATCTGCTCCACTTCTTTCG is a genomic window containing:
- the LOC135489123 gene encoding uncharacterized protein LOC135489123 isoform X2, which translates into the protein MLKISLISCISEQGIDEEVAVLLDDSTLRELVPRIGIRLKLKQLISLHLQDATCISSAPEPVATQIQSLERPSNLDLEPEPESGHADTHTQRIGNNEQEGLKNYLRSTSDGRGLYDKLHDLGFAPRGMRAKLVRFAVGYLFEKSGRYPKSDEKNLLAMEMIEVFPFLKSPRGSGCQAFYQRARDTKPAKGFIHDRINNIRKQEAKTKGKKTKTTIITEDEGMTLTATINELEDDASPKEVEQMTAWLRHNIAPKERVRECMKKTAISRYRELSTNLELTIKSILESNPRLLDPGMIEQDYDCLFKNGDKLTKLWDGFFGKHIIEYASAGKRGNWREKLGVKDVLNEDEESVVALQLLPHILPPKPIKSSNVVHRPSNLEAANAFIRFKQATTNIPAFLDTVEGSVQPFILALGDRHNPSQSFVVVERNAVEQPSLLKAVDCCFKLFFVLDIAYPASCHIVWEFLQDLVNQLPVRKGQTAISKNVMSLRNYFNVD
- the LOC135489123 gene encoding uncharacterized protein LOC135489123 isoform X3 codes for the protein MLKISLISCISEQGIDEEVAVLLDDSTLRELVPRIGIRLKLKQLISLHLQGLKNYLRSTSDGRGLYDKLHDLGFAPRGMRAKLVRFAVGYLFEKSGRYPKSDEKNLLAMEMIEVFPFLKSPRGSGCQAFYQRARDTKPAKGFIHDRINNIRKQEAKTKGKKTKTTIITEDEGMTLTATINELEDDASPKEVEQMTAWLRHNIAPKERVRECMKKTAISRYRELSTNLELTIKSILESNPRLLDPGMIEQDYDCLFKNGDKLTKLWDGFFGKHIIEYASAGKRGNWREKLGVKDVLNEDEESVVALQLLPHILPPKPIKSSNVVHRPSNLEAANAFIRFKQATTNIPAFLDTVEGSVQPFILALGDRHNPSQSFVVVERNAVEQPSLLKAVDCCFKLFFVLDIAYPASCHIVWEFLQDLVNQLPVRKGQTAISKNVMSLRNYFNVD